A single window of Desulfovibrio sp. G11 DNA harbors:
- a CDS encoding ABC transporter ATP-binding protein produces METTDQIAAQAAGQAEAEIAIHNVSKVFSTKSGPVEALRNVCMTVPASHFICLVGPSGCGKSTLLRMMAGLTPCERGEIRFRGALQHGPCRQVGMVFQEYSLFPWLNVIDNTGIGLEFHGMDKNQREQKARRYLAMVGLERFALAMPHELSGGMRQRVAIARALANDPDVLLMDEPFGAIDAFTRITLQKRLLEVWEQSRKTIVFVTHSVDESVYLADEIIVMGTNPGRIVARFDVALPRPRQRDDPAYARMVAHILGLLEQQNLTEDG; encoded by the coding sequence ATGGAAACGACTGACCAAATAGCAGCGCAGGCCGCCGGGCAGGCAGAAGCGGAAATTGCCATCCACAACGTATCCAAGGTGTTCAGCACCAAGAGCGGCCCTGTGGAGGCCTTGCGTAACGTGTGCATGACCGTGCCGGCCTCGCACTTCATATGCCTGGTGGGGCCATCCGGCTGCGGCAAGTCAACGCTTTTGCGCATGATGGCCGGGCTTACCCCGTGCGAGCGGGGCGAAATACGCTTTCGCGGCGCATTACAGCATGGCCCGTGCCGCCAGGTCGGCATGGTTTTTCAGGAATATTCTCTTTTTCCCTGGCTGAACGTCATTGACAATACGGGCATAGGCCTTGAATTTCACGGTATGGATAAAAACCAGCGCGAGCAGAAGGCCCGCCGCTATCTCGCCATGGTAGGCCTTGAAAGATTTGCCCTTGCCATGCCCCATGAGCTTTCGGGCGGCATGCGGCAACGCGTAGCCATTGCCCGGGCGCTGGCCAATGACCCCGATGTGCTGCTTATGGACGAACCTTTTGGCGCCATTGACGCCTTCACCCGCATTACCCTGCAAAAACGCCTGCTTGAAGTATGGGAACAGAGCCGTAAAACAATCGTCTTTGTCACCCACAGCGTTGACGAATCCGTCTATCTTGCCGATGAAATCATCGTTATGGGTACAAATCCTGGGCGCATTGTGGCCCGCTTTGATGTGGCTCTGCCACGCCCCCGGCAGAGGGACGATCCCGCCTATGCACGCATGGTCGCCCATATTCTTGGCCTGCTTGAACAGCAAAATCTGACAGAAGACGGCTAG
- a CDS encoding ABC transporter substrate-binding protein, whose translation MRTLFSKVLAALFVLSLAAASHAAELPRLKVGYIFTTNHTPLMAAMDMGEKLTVNGMWLQPVVPKEKYQLMKDGKPVAVLDIVVIKSGSETATLFAQKQLDIGLASITAIMAGIDKRIPIKIVSPLVLASGGVVVSNAVPAKTWPEFAAYIKSSSKPVSIGYHSPSSAPIIILESALKAEGISYTSNPLDQKAQVVLVDLKGMSNLIPALSSKQVDAVVGPEPFPQTAAGKGAGCNIGMLRDLPPAGQWSDYPCCVIAARDEIIAEHPAILRDFVSLMAGVGQWCNEDAQRAGIVGSKWIGLPEEIGKNSNLRFLQSFTDGWKEGANGYLGELNKAGYFKGALKDKSFGEVENILVDPQFLNGK comes from the coding sequence ATGCGAACCCTGTTCAGTAAAGTTCTTGCAGCTCTTTTTGTTCTTTCCCTGGCAGCCGCGAGCCACGCCGCAGAGTTGCCCCGACTGAAGGTGGGGTATATTTTTACCACAAACCACACGCCCCTCATGGCCGCGATGGATATGGGAGAAAAACTCACGGTCAACGGCATGTGGCTGCAGCCCGTGGTTCCCAAGGAAAAATACCAGTTGATGAAAGACGGTAAGCCCGTTGCCGTGCTGGACATCGTCGTCATCAAGAGTGGCTCTGAAACAGCCACCCTCTTTGCCCAGAAGCAGCTTGATATCGGCCTGGCTTCCATTACCGCCATCATGGCGGGCATCGACAAGCGCATTCCCATAAAAATCGTTTCCCCGCTGGTGCTTGCCAGCGGCGGCGTTGTGGTTTCCAATGCCGTCCCGGCCAAAACCTGGCCGGAATTTGCCGCTTACATCAAATCCTCTTCCAAACCGGTAAGCATTGGCTACCATTCGCCCAGCAGCGCGCCCATCATCATTCTGGAAAGCGCGCTCAAGGCCGAGGGTATCAGCTATACAAGCAATCCCCTTGACCAAAAGGCGCAGGTGGTGCTGGTGGACCTGAAGGGCATGTCCAACCTTATTCCGGCGCTGAGCAGTAAACAGGTTGATGCCGTTGTCGGGCCGGAACCCTTCCCCCAAACTGCCGCAGGCAAAGGGGCCGGTTGCAATATCGGCATGCTGCGCGACCTTCCCCCTGCGGGGCAGTGGTCAGACTATCCCTGCTGCGTTATCGCTGCCCGCGACGAAATCATTGCCGAGCACCCCGCCATTCTGCGCGACTTTGTAAGCCTGATGGCTGGCGTGGGCCAGTGGTGCAACGAAGACGCCCAGCGCGCCGGCATTGTCGGTTCCAAATGGATAGGCCTGCCGGAAGAAATCGGCAAAAATTCCAACCTGCGGTTTTTGCAGAGCTTTACTGATGGCTGGAAAGAAGGCGCCAACGGCTATTTGGGCGAATTGAACAAAGCCGGTTACTTCAAGGGCGCGCTCAAAGACAAAAGCTTTGGCGAAGTAGAAAACATTCTTGTGGATCCGCAGTTTCTGAACGGCAAATAG
- a CDS encoding YkgJ family cysteine cluster protein: protein MPLIHPLPDEALRYRHNDRQLERLYPGLPLLLDAYAVVDMGVNEAVLADGRATVCRAGCFQCCCQPIPVSPLEALALHWHMRHRMKPEMRRLLGHRLASCRGRSEDVLLPCPFLWDGACQVYALRPVACRQYMVFNRPCAPGEDAARDRQQDVLAPRHDRMLEALARTLPWYAGREPQPPSQPAREEVRNFFRSITTVIQAIPWERFTQA, encoded by the coding sequence ATGCCCCTGATCCATCCCCTGCCTGACGAGGCCCTGCGCTACAGGCACAATGACAGGCAGCTTGAACGCCTTTACCCCGGCCTGCCCCTGTTGCTGGACGCCTATGCTGTTGTGGATATGGGGGTGAACGAGGCCGTGCTGGCCGACGGGCGTGCAACGGTGTGCCGCGCGGGTTGTTTTCAGTGCTGTTGCCAGCCCATACCCGTCAGCCCGCTGGAAGCCCTGGCCCTGCACTGGCATATGCGGCACAGGATGAAGCCGGAGATGCGCCGCTTGCTGGGCCACAGGCTTGCATCCTGCCGGGGGCGGAGTGAGGACGTGCTTTTGCCGTGTCCCTTTCTGTGGGATGGGGCCTGCCAGGTGTACGCCCTGCGCCCCGTTGCCTGCCGCCAGTATATGGTTTTCAACCGTCCCTGCGCTCCGGGTGAAGACGCCGCGCGCGACCGTCAGCAGGATGTGCTTGCGCCGCGTCATGACCGCATGCTGGAGGCCCTTGCCCGCACACTGCCCTGGTATGCCGGGCGTGAGCCTCAGCCCCCGTCGCAGCCTGCCAGAGAAGAAGTGCGAAATTTTTTTCGCTCCATCACCACCGTGATTCAGGCGATCCCCTGGGAGCGCTTTACGCAGGCCTGA
- the phoU gene encoding phosphate signaling complex protein PhoU produces the protein MQQANYLQQLLVTLRTRLLVMCASVGIALEEAGKALAANDPGRAAAVIESDAAIDALENEIDEMALRLLARSQPVAGDLRFVVTSLRMVVDLERIGDEAVSMSEQAILMQNMPGFSIISHVRELYEGACDAFESAVRVFRENDAQGALAMSRGDDEAVQNEVRIIQGIMECLSDPHCSLKPHVAMHIILVTRSLTRIWRRSINIAEHVYFISRGESLKHRGDGREEAAASVVDAAQPGVHARRTAEAQDTSAEAKQQLRGKKEKLTDNG, from the coding sequence ATGCAACAGGCCAACTATCTGCAGCAACTGCTTGTAACTTTGCGTACCCGTCTGTTGGTCATGTGCGCCAGCGTGGGCATTGCGCTGGAAGAAGCGGGCAAAGCGCTTGCGGCCAACGATCCCGGCAGGGCCGCCGCGGTTATTGAAAGCGATGCGGCCATCGACGCCCTGGAAAACGAGATTGACGAAATGGCGTTGCGCCTGCTGGCCCGTTCGCAGCCTGTGGCCGGAGATCTGCGTTTTGTGGTGACATCATTGCGCATGGTGGTGGATCTGGAACGCATCGGTGACGAAGCCGTAAGCATGTCCGAGCAGGCCATTCTCATGCAGAACATGCCGGGTTTCAGCATCATATCTCACGTGCGAGAACTGTATGAGGGCGCGTGCGATGCCTTTGAAAGCGCTGTGCGGGTCTTCCGCGAAAATGACGCCCAGGGGGCGCTGGCCATGAGCCGGGGCGATGACGAGGCCGTGCAGAACGAGGTACGTATTATACAGGGCATTATGGAATGCCTCTCTGATCCGCATTGCAGCCTCAAACCGCACGTGGCCATGCATATCATTCTTGTTACGCGCTCACTGACGCGCATCTGGCGGCGGTCCATCAATATTGCCGAGCATGTGTACTTTATAAGCCGCGGCGAAAGCCTCAAGCACAGGGGTGACGGACGGGAAGAAGCGGCAGCCTCCGTGGTGGATGCAGCGCAGCCCGGCGTTCATGCCCGTAGGACGGCGGAGGCCCAGGATACGTCGGCAGAGGCAAAACAGCAGTTGCGCGGCAAGAAGGAAAAGCTTACCGATAATGGTTGA
- a CDS encoding ABC transporter permease: MKNIKAFILPLVFPLLFLLLWHVMAHVVKNDIILPGIPQVWSLMTSPQEDVISMGTLPANTLISLARVFAGYFIAAALAVPLGIVMGYKPGVNTALSTFLGLFRSIPPLAWVPLVLAWFGMLSLADVFSVPIGAAYPYFHNIKVSMIFIIFIGGFYPILTSAIHGVGMVPQTLTDAARVLGAGQMDIFRKVLLPYAAPSIVNGLRIGLGVSWMCLVSAEMLPGSLSGVGYLITHAYTVGRTDVVIAGMISIGVVGALLDRLFRFYEDRKFVWKRLTK, from the coding sequence ATGAAAAATATCAAAGCCTTTATTCTGCCTCTGGTTTTTCCTTTGTTGTTTCTGCTACTGTGGCACGTTATGGCCCATGTGGTAAAGAATGACATCATTCTGCCTGGCATTCCGCAGGTATGGAGCCTCATGACCAGCCCGCAGGAAGACGTGATATCTATGGGGACCCTGCCCGCCAACACCCTCATAAGCCTGGCGCGCGTTTTTGCAGGCTATTTTATTGCCGCCGCGCTGGCCGTTCCCCTGGGAATTGTCATGGGCTACAAGCCCGGCGTGAACACGGCGCTCAGCACCTTTCTTGGCCTGTTCCGGTCCATCCCGCCGCTGGCCTGGGTTCCGCTGGTGCTTGCGTGGTTCGGCATGCTCAGCCTGGCCGACGTTTTTTCCGTCCCCATTGGCGCAGCCTATCCATATTTTCATAACATAAAAGTATCCATGATTTTTATCATCTTCATCGGCGGGTTTTATCCCATCCTGACCAGCGCCATACACGGCGTGGGCATGGTGCCGCAAACGCTTACCGATGCCGCACGGGTACTGGGAGCCGGGCAGATGGACATTTTCCGCAAGGTGCTGCTGCCTTACGCCGCGCCTTCCATTGTCAACGGCCTGCGCATCGGCCTCGGGGTATCGTGGATGTGCCTGGTTTCTGCGGAAATGCTGCCCGGCAGCCTTTCGGGCGTGGGGTATCTCATAACGCATGCCTACACCGTGGGCAGAACCGATGTGGTTATCGCGGGCATGATCAGCATCGGCGTTGTGGGCGCGCTGCTGGACAGGCTGTTCAGATTTTATGAAGACAGGAAATTTGTATGGAAACGACTGACCAAATAG